AAGTATAATGAGCATCCTCTCCCAGCTGGCTCTGTCAGAATTTCAGTTGGCACTGGCTGGCAGAGGTCAGAaggaccagtgtgtgtgtgtgtgtgtgtgtgtagaaatgtATTAGAAGTGTATATAGCAATAGGGTGCTCACCTGGGTAGCTGTAGCCATGACACCCACAGTGGGGAGTAATCGTCATTGGGCACTGGGCTCTTGGTGCTATCCGTGGGTGAGGAAGTGAGACAGGGTGGTAACATGCACTCTTGCAGGCTTTCTTCAGGGGGACGCATCTCCAAGACCTTGAGCAAAACAGGAGAGGAGGTGTTCTTCAAGTTGGCCACAGCCTCGCCTCGCGTCACTCCTGTCAAATCCACCCCGTTCACGCTTAGCAAGATGTCACCTAATAGGGAGAACAGTGGACAGCACAGCTCATTATCTACCCAGGGTTGCTGCcttgattatatttttttgaAAAGACCTCACAGAGCAGGGACTCATCATCTGCCTATTTAATATTCAACAACCTCTCTGCTTAAACACAAAGGGATGGCAACCAAATGCCACCTGTGCGCTAAAAAGCCTATCAGTGATGAAAGTggtgcaaagaaaaacagacagcatGGTCCAGCTTGCTAGTAAGCGACTCAAAGGGCATGTTTGCCCTGCGAGAATATGCAAATACAAATCAATGGTCTATtacaatacacaaacatgtttcataaccacaacaacagagacagcTGCTGCAACTATGTCCCATATGAATACAGTAGTGTACACCGTGAAACAATGCACAGGACAGACCGTTTACTTCTCTTTCTATTAAGTCTGGACGATACTGCTGTGCTCTATCACAGCATTGCTTTCATTCACTCATAAACAGAGCCTCAGGCACTTGGTTATGTTTTAAGATGGACATGCTGGAATCAGTAGAAGGGACTAACATCTCTCACTCCCATGTCTTCACCTGCATTATAGGCTATCAAGGCTGCCTCTATTACATCCAATTGTGCCACTCCATGTTTGTCTCCATTTCAGAGCTGACTGATTTGATATGGCAAACTAATTAAGTACTGCACAAATTCTTGTCTGGAGCACATTAAGTCCTGAGCACCGTTATGTtagagtttgtttgtgtttttgtttaggtGTATTGGAGCCAATTTAGAAAGCATTGAACCATAGCAGCACTACTGAGTTTTCTGCTAGATGAATAACCTTCTTAATGAAACATGAGTCTTGAGTGTTCATCAATCTCCCCATGTGTTATATATGCAAATGATTCATAACCAAATCAATGAGACTGCCTCCACAGCAGTCTGTGACTACCACACAAAACCAATATTCCATTCACTTAAATTAGTAATTAATTGTACTAAAGCACTGAACATGACATCTCTTGTAGTAAAAATATGAGTAATATTCTGATCATTTGAAGATTGAGTGTGCTGGTGTTTATAAAATACACATCAAGTTGATTAGTGATTAATTTTACCTTTGCGAATAGAGCCCTCCTGACCCACCACTCCGTCAGGGTCCACATTTGTGACATAGATGGGGAGGTCCCACCCTCGGCTTGACATGCCCCCAGCCACAGTCATTCCCAGGGAGTCATATGGCTCTTTGGTCAGAGTAACTGTCTTCTCATAGCATGCAGGCTTCTGACAAGAGACCTTCACATGGGGTAGAAAACAGAGAGAGTAGTAAAAGTAGAGgataaagtaaaaatagatTGAAATgccacttttctttttgcccCAGTACCATGATAGTGGACATATTCATAACTGATGCCATtgttacagtaaaaatgttatGATGTGAACTTCATTGTTACACCAAGGGCACCTTCTATAGGCAGCCATATACATAATCTAATGAGAGTTTGAAGCAGAATATTTGCATATTAATAAGGTTTGTTTTCTCTGGGACCTGTGATAGCCTCTTAATGGtaagacatacagtagatatagTTGCTAATTAATGAATGACCTTATTAGCATAACttgtattgtacagtatgtggtggTTATTAGGCTGAAACATCGGGCAGCTCGAGAGCCTCTTTTTTCGTGTCCTTGTTCAAAATAGAGAAGTTGATTTATTCATAGACGTCATGATGCACATGTTGGTTTGGTGACCGAGGCTGTGTGTGGGATAAAGTGAGTGAGATTTTATTTATGGTGGGTGTGTTTGTAAGTCAGATGAGGGAGATTGGGGCAGAGTAGTAATGAATAACACATGGACACATTGAGGTTGATGGGATGGAGCTTGTGATGCTTTGCTAATGTGCTAGATTTGCAGATTTCTGCTGTGCTGATCACCTTATGTGAGTGACATGACGACATGGCACTGTGTTAACACTGTCCATACTTGCTGCCTAACTGTAGTACACAATACACAATTACACCATACACTACTGTGTATACCTCACTTCTGTGTAGTACATTATTACCAAAGTGTTGTGGCGTATggtatgtaaatatgtatgcACATCTATACACAGCAAGTCAGTAGTATACTATTTACAGTTAGCACCTACTGTATATCTAGGAGTAGCTTAATATTTTTGGAAAAgctgcttatttgctttcttgccaaCAGTTATGGGAAGATTGATACTCCTCTCATGTCTATTCAGTAAACATTACGCTATGGCCAGCAGCTGGTTACCAGACATTTATATAAgcataaaaatggaaatgggGAAAGATAGCTGACTGTTGGCAGTAGCTTCATAAACACCATACACATATAAGAGTGGTTTCTGCTCatctacattacatttagtccttTTGCAGACTCTTTTATCCAAattgacttacaagtgagatacaaggtactcataaagaggtcttgcctaaggacccctaatGGAGATAGGCCAaagctgggattcaaaccccagtctctcGCACAGAGGGCGGCGAGCTTGCCACtacactacactatccagcgcctggttgaggttattgctcccaagggttcacatagttgTTCAAGTAATGCTCCACATCAAAGGAAATATGTAGATTTACCAAAACATTAACACAGCACGTATCCccaaatctctctctctatttatctatctagATCATGatcccaaatcatgatgtttcctccaacATAAATACTTCTGATTGGGATGATGTATTCATGATGATATGATTggccctttttatgccaaatgtagtgctgtgttctttacaaataattcaatatagtttcatcagtccataaaaaacattttgccaatactgctgtggagtgtcaatgtgctctttggcaaacttcaggcattcaTCAATGTCCTTTTCGGTAAGCACCCTGTTTGGTCAATGTTTaacgtactgtagactcatgaacacagatgttggcCAGTTACTTCAAATCTCTGGCTGCCACTCTAGGTTGCTTCTTTAAATtgttaatgagtgtttgttgtgttcttagggtcattttgactggccgtccCCTTTTTTGtaaagtagccacagtcccaaagtgtctccatttgtagtttttttgcCTAACTgcagactggtgaatttctaaagtctttgacattactttgtaatccatctttatgtaaatcaacaattcttgatcggTACATATGTGTTaaaactcttgacttagatgaagatcaaatgacattttataacaaattaattaaaaaccatgaaattccaaaaggttcacatcctttttcttgccactgtatatatattaaataaagtaaGGTCTACAGAAACCTACTCCTCAAGGTGCATTTCCAGCTGAACAATATTTAAGATCACTTTTAGAATGAAGAACTCAATctaaatatcaataaaaaaaaaatcagacttTTACTCAAGcaaaaaaggttgttttttgCTGTAAACGTAAAGATGGATTACAAGTAAATTTTCAATGTTTTAACTTATTAAACATCTAACCTTATTTATAATGTGCATTACTTTCATTTGTCATAGACAGACGTGATggtgatgttttctgtgtgttagaAGACAAAAAGATGGCTGATGTGGATGCAATAGCTCTGTGAAAGGACTGCTTGCTGCACTGCTTGAACGACATGCTCAGCTTTGATGGGAGAACAATACCTCTATGCATCATTTGCACCTGAAAGGGACTATTTATCACAGGAAAGGTGGCAGTGGAACAAAACTCTTCTCTGTGTATTGATTCTTGTCTCCTGTGTATGTGCCTGTATGTGCTGCTCACCAGCAAGGTTTGCTCTATATCCACTGGGGAATAGGGTGGGGGACCATCCATGCCCCATGGAGCTTCTTGCAGGATGTCTGGGGCAGGCAGGCATATCTGACGAGACACTATGAAGTGGACATGCTCCTCGCTTGCCTAGGGAACAAACGTTTAGACATGAGTTGAAAATGGTACCGATAGTTCTTTTTGAAGCAATATTAAATGCAGGGCTACTATATTAATTCAtacaaaaatgagaaaataagcTTAACATTGCTAAACAGAATTTGGTTTGTGAACCACTATAAACTATAATTCTGAAACAATAAATCTGGCTAGGTATTACTGTaggtaaatgtgaaaatatgttgTTTGAGGGGATTGAGACAATTAAGGTCACATCTCTCAAAACCATGCTCAGTCATAGTTCACTGTAACATAATATCAACgtgttttgcatttcaaagtCCTACTGCTGAACTGCCAGTCCAGCTACTGTAATGTGGTTCACACATTCACAATTATTGGTGTAATATACACACTGACTGCCTGCCTGCTTCCATCTCCCCCTTGTCTAATTCCTTTGAGATTTACCCTGGTCTCTGTAGCAACACAGTACTGACTCCTGAATCAGCCAGTCCAAGCTATTATTGCAATAATTGGACTAATTTAATTTCTTCCCTGCCGGTTCTCAATTTCTGACTGAAAGTGCCTGCTCTGAGAGGCCATGTTGGCTCCACAGAGACCTACAAAAGCCAGACAGACTGCTCAGACAGGAACTCTGGGCCCAGAGACCTCGCACAGTCATCCGTAAACATGCTGCAATTACCCGCCATTAACCACAGACACTCTACCATTGACTGGCATCAACCAGAAACCAGAGGCCACTGCATGGCCTGGTCCATCAGGGAATCACAACAGTTAAATACTATTAACTGCAGTGAGTGCAGACACAACAGAACAGCACAACACAATTAGCCTGAATCACAACGATTATCTCTAATACCTCAGGGACCTGAGGTAAGAAAAGAACACAGTTGTTTATGGTCTGTAGGAACATGTGGAACTCTGAACTTTCTACAACATGCTAAGATCTAcctcagtttatttaaattaaccTGTAGCTTCTTAGCTTTACGTGGGTATGCAACATTTCTAGGTTGCTGCATTTTTAGTAGGCTTTTAAATGGCCTTTGTTGCCGGAAGCGCAGCTGCCACCGATACCAGGGGCGCTTGGTTTTAACAGGTTAATGAATTGAGTGTCCATAAAGTTCTGCTGACTAACCTGGATAAGCAGAGCAGCATGTTCTGGTGCACCGTAACGTAAATCATGCCCATTGATGGCCAACACACGGTCGCCAACACACAGCTGTCCATCGCGTGCTGCCAGGCCTCCCTCCAGCAGGTGAAATATATAGACTCCATGCTCCTCTGGTCGCCTCACTAGCTTAATGCCCAGCTGTTCCTCTGGAGTGCTTTTATTCAGGACCACGTGGATACTGTCATCCCTCATGGGATGGGGCAGGCCGTGAGATAGGTGGCCCCCAGCATCAAGGCCGTACCCATGTGGGTGGGCATGTGAATGTGAGCGGTAGCGATGACGCTGTTCTCTGAGCAAGGTTAACCGGAGGAGTTGACAGGGCTGTTTGAGGGTTGCCACTGCATAGCAGTGGGGAACATTGCTGATGTCAATTCCATTTACCTGAGAGGGCAGCAGAGATGGAAATGAAGTTAGAACTGTGATTACATCTTATTGACATGAGATTCTGGTGAAAGTGTTTTCCATGATACCTTCAGGATCATGTCCCCAGGCAGTAAGCGTCCATCTCGAGCAATGACACCTTCTCTGTAGATGTCCTGGATGAAAATGCGAACCAATGGGGTCTCATTGCCTCCAACAATGCTGATAGCCAGTGGTTCTGAGGGATCCACCCGTGTGATTTTAATACTGGTAACTTCACCATCTGGGATCAGGTGATGGAGCTGAGGAAGCGCAAGGACTAAGGGAGAAGATTGAGAAGAAGGGGTAGAGTGAGTATCATTCTACTGTATtgtacaatgacaaaaaaaaaaaaacaaaaaacaaagagatgtagccaaagaaaacagaagaagaaaagggatAAAGAGAGCGTTGCAGAGTGGAAGAGAAACACATCGTGGGAGAGAGAGTGGTAGACTGTGGTAGAGAGGTTCAGCAGTGGAACCAGCTGTCTCTACTCCCTCAGGTTACTAAAACAAACTTGAACAAGCCAAGAGGGAAAATGTACTTGGCTGATTATCCTGACCAATGTTTGTATCATTAGTCACATCCATCTGTAACAAGTATGCTTGGGAAAACCCTCGATTTCAAATTTCCACAAAGTTATTACTTGGGTGTGGATGTAAGAAAAATGAGCAGGACTTGGGTAAACTTCTGCACTGAGACAATCTGACATCAAAAAAGAGTGTATTTTCTAGTTTTTCTTGAAACAAGCAAAGGAAATCTTTTGAATTTTGCATACTCAaccaatatacagtattttgccAAAAGCAGGAATTTATTTCTGCAAAATAACTAATTTCTATGTATACAACTCTTATTGTAAACCTGACATTTTATTATGCGAGCTCTCCTAATGCCCAGTGGTGACACATGGATCATGTGGAAGTGGGTGGGGATATTTTGGCAAACAGCCTCGGCCAGAAAATATGTATTTCTTGTCTTATTTCCTTTATAAAATATCCATTATGAAAAATATCTGTCACTTTTCTTCAGTGGACCGCTCTCCCCTGTGTCTCAAGCTCTGAAGCCTTAGTGCACCGTCTTCCTATCCATTCCAAAGTCAACATTTTGTCTTCATAGAATTGATTGCTTAAAGGGTGGAGAGCGTTTTAAAATTGAAACCTGCAGTTAAAATGTAAGCCTTCCTTCTTTTCATCATACCCCAAATCAGCTTGTATATTTAACCCCTCATTTTGAAAGTGTTActtatcatttttaataattttcgCTCACTCCCTCATCCATCCATGGGGACATTGCTATACCTTTATTTGAccttatctttattttttccaatATCTACTCTTCCCTCCAATCAGTGCATATGGATGTATCTCCTCTTGATTCACCATCGTCTTTGCCTATCTACTCCTCTCGAGCAGCAATGGCAATGAATATTTAATCTATTCACTCAGCCTCCTCAGTGAAGACCTCAGAGAATAATCTAGTCCCAGTTCATTTGTCATCCTTCATTCTTATGTAATACCACATTCCTTCTCCTCTGCCCATCACACTGCAGTTCAACTTTCTACATTATGCTCTCCTGTTGTTGGCTGTATTTTCTCCACTTTAGTGTCACATGGGCTGGGCTAACATattaaattacagtacatttttctCTACTACATAACATCTTATGTATATACTGTGACAGGCACACTGCTCTCCCTGGGGACTACTCCATCAACCTGGTGCAAGCCTGTTGACACTGACTATATTGGAGCGCTAATGAGAGGAGAGGGGGCCCTTGAGGAGAAGGAGGTATAGAAGGAAAAGACTGGAAGGAGGAGAGTGAtagaaggagagaagaacagGTGGAGAAATGAGAGAGGACGTCATCAGCTTTGTCTCCAGTGACCTCTCACATCCCAACAGTGACCACAGTGCCTCAGGCTACGATTCTCCCTCCTGATCTGTTTTTAGTGATGCACCGGTAGACTTATGCAACCTGCAgctgaattattaataaaacatatgctACTGTAACACTCCAAAGCCCTGTCACCAGCCTTGTAAAGCTGAGGgaacatcacaaacacatacatttaaaaacacacgcATACACTGAGCCTTCTGTCTGGAAACCTCTTCAGGGAATGCTTAAATGCAGACACAGCAGTGGTATCATAcagtgaagacacacacacaacacaaaatgctcAATGTAAGCATAGAaatataaacaattaaaaaaacaaagagattgatatatacagtacaagagACCCTGATCCATACCTTCCTGTGGCAAACTAGAATTCCTGGCGTTGTCTCTCTCCTCGGACGATTCATTGCTCACTGCATTGCCGCTTTTGGTCCTCCGAAGGACACTGAACGCCCGGTTCAACCTCCTGAAGGAGCGGCTCCTCACTGAAGAACGATCAAAGTTTCTGACTGCAAAAGAGATGGGAGAAAAAGAGGCACTTTATAGTTTACCTCACCATCAACATGCCCAGACATGTCTGAAAGCTTCCTTCTTCCAGCCAATCAAATGCCTCCccaatgcttttttttaacctctgtgttggtgtgtggcTGTAGGTAAAAGCAAGAAGACGAAATACTTGCATGATTCAGGTCCAAATTGAACAGTACATACATcagacatacatacatgaaCAAATACACCCGGTGATAAAGTGGcggtttaaatttaaattctaaTAAACAAGACGTTATTACTGTAGATTACTTTTCTTGCTTCTGGTTTGATTCCAATCCGATTACTTTTCCCAAGTTGAAAATCATGGGATGCGTATTCGTAAGGTACCATGATCATAACGTGCAGAAACTGATTTGATTTCAAATTGAtatattgcatttttatttgtatcaaCATGGCTGATATCAGATTCATTTCAAAAGGTCAGTTTCTGCATCAATGTCAATTATATATTGGATTACTAATATCTACTAATacatacttaaaaaaataaaaaacacagtccACCTTTAAGGTAAAAGATGACCCAACACACAACTTTGTCATTGCAGTagtctttgtttttccattccATACATTGGCTTATTGATCACTTGTGAACAAGTCCAAACAATACTCTTTTTCTGGATGGAATAGTTGTTTTTAACCAGTGACACTTTAGTTAATAAACCCAATCTGTGCTAAGTCATGTTACATGATTGCGTAACTGCAGCAGTGATGTAACACACTGTGGACTCTAGTGACCATGTGCAAAAGAGACCCTTTCAGAGAGACTCTTGACTGGTACTTTGCTCTTCTCAGAAAAAGACAGCGAGGCTACACAAGGCTGCAGTGGGGAGGTAGCAGCCCCAGCCTGGCTGCACAGAGTACAGGGCAGCGTGTCTTTGCAGcactcctccctccctctgcaggCCCGGGGAAATGCGAGGGCTCCTGACAGCCACATTATTCTTTAAAAGCGCCAGCCGCTTCTGGAGCTGACAGCTTGTTCAGCAGCAGTGGATCTTGTGGTGGTGGGTGCTCAGTCGGCCGGGCCTAAAGTGCTGGTGCAGCGTCATTTGGTGTCCCCACTTCCTGTATGCTCACGTTAGGAGCTGGGGACAGGAGGCCAGAATGGAACACTCGTGACTGCTTCCTAGTTTCACGTCACCGGGCATTAACACACACTTGCATTTGCTATATTTAACCTACCTCTACATCCATTTCTCCTTGACTGCATAATGtgactttctttctgtttctttactgTTTTCTACAAAGAGAGATTTTATGgattgggaaaaaaaaaaaaacaaggcagtTGAGGTAATTGGCTAATAGGATTTCTATCAGAGACCATTAGGGAGAACAAAGACTGTATTTGAGGTTGAATGAACGACTGGGATAAATGTCTTGAGAATGCAGGTTCTGCAGGTGCTTCGGTATGTTTGTACATAGATCACTGGCATGTGGCTTTAACTGGGAGACTATGTAACTGTGACTAGAAGGCACTCTATTTTCTATTGATTTTCAATCTGTCATTCTGGCTAAACACACACTCCCtggagctctctctctctctctcagcagaaGACTATAGGGTGACGTCATGCAGGACTGAACATATTGTAGCCACACGCACAAACATCCATTCGCTAACTCACACTCACTCTTCTTGGTGCTGCTGCGGGCAGCCAGGCTGGTCGAACTGCCTGACTGGCTGTTGTCCTCCATGTTCGGGTCGAAGGCAGGGTTGACAAGACCAGGGTCGTCTGACAGGAGggccacagcagcagaggttgGGCCATCATTGGGTAGTGTGGCGATAGTGAGTTCTGATGTGCTGTCAGTGCATTCCCCCTCCTGCGAGCGTCGCTTCCGGTCTGCTGACAGCCCATAGTGAGAAGCCCCTTTACACCTGCACAGAAGtgtcaaaatgtctgtgttacaAACTCAAATTACCATCATTATGGTGAGATTCATTcttgacaaatgaaaagatgacaCTGATGGTCTGAGATGGCATGGTCAGATTGTGTAATGAACTACATATTGGAGCAGTCGTGGCAGATCTAAATAGCGTAGTATATCATAGCAGAGTGAAAGTTAACAAATTTGTGTAAGCAGCTAATGAAAAGGTCACATTCTTAAGACTAATGTGAGCAGAATTTCGATGTCTCCTGCATCCTGGAACGTTCTGCACGCTGGCTGCTGTCTTCTACTTTGGGTCTGCCACACACCTCTTATCTGACCTTAACAGCCTGTACTataaaccacaacaacaaatgtattGGCAAGATACATTTCCCACTACTTTCACTTAAAATTCACACAGCACCTCTCTGAGACTGTGCCAGAAATGTCATATTTActcttaaataaagaaaaagtctaCCAGTTTCTATTGTTTGCAGACCTTTGTGACTGCATCTGTAATCACATGTAGGATGGCTTTTCTCTGCGGCTCTGAATGTGAACATCCTTGACAGATGATTGAATACAAATGTAAGAAATCGCTCTTTCAAGAGGAGAGGGGGTGGGTAACTGACACAGCTTTTGAATATAAAACAGAGGTTgcctgaatgttttttttccacaaaaacaaCTCTAATTCCTAAGTTCCAGATGTCTTCTTGCTGTCAAATACAccacaacacatttaaacaatgtctctctctcatgcacacaTAGACACCTGTGTACTTGCAGTGTACACACACTTACAATGTTAAATTGAGAATGTTTGTATGTGAATTAAAGATATCCCTACAGAGCGGGGTATTGTTGGAGAATTTTCATCCATCTGTAAGCCATAAAAGCCTAAAGCTGACGCTTCAGAGGCAGGAATAATGCTGGCTTGTCTCTCCGACTGTCTCTGTGGAGCTATCAGCACAAACATTAACTGGATTTTAATGAGCTGGATCAAACCCAGGCTCTGCTTCAACAGTAgcccagaaaaacaaaaggagtgGCCATTCTCCTGTGCTATGAGTTGTAAGATGGGCTGGGTGTAAGGTTTTCAAACCACTAGGTAggtttaaatgatttattccAAAAGAAGAACAATTGATGAATGTAAAAGGGAAATTAAAGAGGTTGGCTGAATAGGGCATGCGAGTGAGTGAGGCAAGAGACGGAAGACAATCTCGACCGATGTGGGATTCTgaaggacacagacagagatgtgAGTAACAGTTCAAAATCTCCCGAGGGGGTAAGAGCAGAATGACTGGAGTGTGTCTTTGCGTTTCACAACTACCAATCTAAAGTGGAGTTGGCAGCCAGTGGGTAAGcagagaagatggaggaggCCAATGGGTGAGCAGGGAGAAAATACTGCAGCAGTCTCTGTAATGATGAAACTATTCCACAGCAAACGAAGGAGGGAGTGGGGCACAAGTATAACAGTAAGGCCAGTCTTTCCTGTAGTTGGTGTATCCTGTCCACTAATCCAAGAGTTTATAATCCAGGTACACTTGCAAGGTCATACACAGAATAGTCAGAAAATCCACCTCAGATGCAAAATCCAAAAAGTACACTCCTCACTGCTTGCAGCAAAACTCCAACCAAAATTCCACTGTAAATTATGAGCCGCAATGTCATGGGGGA
This genomic window from Anabas testudineus chromosome 4, fAnaTes1.2, whole genome shotgun sequence contains:
- the lnx1 gene encoding E3 ubiquitin-protein ligase LNX isoform X2, which gives rise to MSIPEELTQLEGATAMAEASAPPLSPSDFELLSPPPNLCKSCGHSHQLEENHEYLYKDEVDDDLVCHICLQPLVRPLDTPCGHTYCQECLTSFLLESDFCPVCRTPLMLQNCRKTSLLVQKLLDKLPVACPFTDHCTEILSRGDLEDHIKIRCKGASHYGLSADRKRRSQEGECTDSTSELTIATLPNDGPTSAAVALLSDDPGLVNPAFDPNMEDNSQSGSSTSLAARSSTKKIRNFDRSSVRSRSFRRLNRAFSVLRRTKSGNAVSNESSEERDNARNSSLPQEVLALPQLHHLIPDGEVTSIKITRVDPSEPLAISIVGGNETPLVRIFIQDIYREGVIARDGRLLPGDMILKVNGIDISNVPHCYAVATLKQPCQLLRLTLLREQRHRYRSHSHAHPHGYGLDAGGHLSHGLPHPMRDDSIHVVLNKSTPEEQLGIKLVRRPEEHGVYIFHLLEGGLAARDGQLCVGDRVLAINGHDLRYGAPEHAALLIQASEEHVHFIVSRQICLPAPDILQEAPWGMDGPPPYSPVDIEQTLLVSCQKPACYEKTVTLTKEPYDSLGMTVAGGMSSRGWDLPIYVTNVDPDGVVGQEGSIRKGDILLSVNGVDLTGVTRGEAVANLKNTSSPVLLKVLEMRPPEESLQECMLPPCLTSSPTDSTKSPVPNDDYSPLWVSWLQLPRHLYCCKDIVLRRSTSGSLGFSIVGGQEEVNCNQSFFIRSIVEGTPAYNDGRIRCGDILLEVNGKSTWGMTHTALVRLLKELRGKITLTIVSWPGSLL
- the lnx1 gene encoding E3 ubiquitin-protein ligase LNX isoform X1 → MSIPEELTQLEGATAMAEASAPPLSPSDFELLSPPPNLCKSCGHSHQLEENHEYLYKDEVDDDLVCHICLQPLVRPLDTPCGHTYCQECLTSFLLESDFCPVCRTPLMLQNCRKTSLLVQKLLDKLPVACPFTDHCTEILSRGDLEDHIKIRCKGASHYGLSADRKRRSQEGECTDSTSELTIATLPNDGPTSAAVALLSDDPGLVNPAFDPNMEDNSQSGSSTSLAARSSTKKSEFRNFDRSSVRSRSFRRLNRAFSVLRRTKSGNAVSNESSEERDNARNSSLPQEVLALPQLHHLIPDGEVTSIKITRVDPSEPLAISIVGGNETPLVRIFIQDIYREGVIARDGRLLPGDMILKVNGIDISNVPHCYAVATLKQPCQLLRLTLLREQRHRYRSHSHAHPHGYGLDAGGHLSHGLPHPMRDDSIHVVLNKSTPEEQLGIKLVRRPEEHGVYIFHLLEGGLAARDGQLCVGDRVLAINGHDLRYGAPEHAALLIQASEEHVHFIVSRQICLPAPDILQEAPWGMDGPPPYSPVDIEQTLLVSCQKPACYEKTVTLTKEPYDSLGMTVAGGMSSRGWDLPIYVTNVDPDGVVGQEGSIRKGDILLSVNGVDLTGVTRGEAVANLKNTSSPVLLKVLEMRPPEESLQECMLPPCLTSSPTDSTKSPVPNDDYSPLWVSWLQLPRHLYCCKDIVLRRSTSGSLGFSIVGGQEEVNCNQSFFIRSIVEGTPAYNDGRIRCGDILLEVNGKSTWGMTHTALVRLLKELRGKITLTIVSWPGSLL
- the lnx1 gene encoding E3 ubiquitin-protein ligase LNX isoform X3, which translates into the protein MKALLLLVLPWLSPANYTDNLGNLHILYSELCKGASHYGLSADRKRRSQEGECTDSTSELTIATLPNDGPTSAAVALLSDDPGLVNPAFDPNMEDNSQSGSSTSLAARSSTKKIRNFDRSSVRSRSFRRLNRAFSVLRRTKSGNAVSNESSEERDNARNSSLPQEVLALPQLHHLIPDGEVTSIKITRVDPSEPLAISIVGGNETPLVRIFIQDIYREGVIARDGRLLPGDMILKVNGIDISNVPHCYAVATLKQPCQLLRLTLLREQRHRYRSHSHAHPHGYGLDAGGHLSHGLPHPMRDDSIHVVLNKSTPEEQLGIKLVRRPEEHGVYIFHLLEGGLAARDGQLCVGDRVLAINGHDLRYGAPEHAALLIQASEEHVHFIVSRQICLPAPDILQEAPWGMDGPPPYSPVDIEQTLLVSCQKPACYEKTVTLTKEPYDSLGMTVAGGMSSRGWDLPIYVTNVDPDGVVGQEGSIRKGDILLSVNGVDLTGVTRGEAVANLKNTSSPVLLKVLEMRPPEESLQECMLPPCLTSSPTDSTKSPVPNDDYSPLWVSWLQLPRHLYCCKDIVLRRSTSGSLGFSIVGGQEEVNCNQSFFIRSIVEGTPAYNDGRIRCGDILLEVNGKSTWGMTHTALVRLLKELRGKITLTIVSWPGSLL